A genomic region of Pseudomonas frederiksbergensis contains the following coding sequences:
- the pseI gene encoding pseudaminic acid synthase: MTSFRIGSRLIGAQAPPFIIAEMSGNHNQSLEVALQIVEAAAKAGAHALKLQTYTADTMTLNLDHDEFFIQDPGSLWAGSSLYALYEKAHTPWEWHAPIFARARELGMLAFSTPFDETAVDFLESLDVPAYKIASFENTDLPLIRRVAATGKPLIISTGMASIAELDETVRAARAAGCKDLVLLKCTSTYPATPANSNVRTIPHLRELFGCEVGLSDHSMGVGVSVAAVALGATVVEKHFTLDRAAGGVDASFSLEPAELASLVVETERAWQAMGQVRYGATEAEQKSLVYRRSLYVVQDMAAGEVFTSENLRAIRPGLGLAPKHAQSIIGRRAREPLKRGTPLAWSLIE; this comes from the coding sequence ATGACTAGTTTCAGGATTGGCTCACGGTTGATCGGGGCGCAGGCGCCGCCGTTCATCATCGCCGAGATGAGCGGCAACCATAATCAGTCCCTGGAGGTCGCGCTGCAGATCGTCGAGGCGGCGGCCAAGGCCGGTGCGCATGCCTTGAAACTGCAAACCTACACCGCCGACACCATGACCCTGAATCTGGATCACGACGAGTTTTTCATTCAGGACCCTGGCAGTCTGTGGGCCGGCTCTTCGTTGTATGCGCTGTATGAGAAAGCGCATACGCCATGGGAATGGCATGCGCCGATCTTTGCCCGAGCCAGGGAGCTGGGCATGCTGGCGTTCTCGACACCGTTCGATGAGACGGCCGTGGATTTCCTCGAAAGCCTGGACGTGCCGGCCTACAAGATCGCCAGTTTTGAAAACACCGACTTGCCGCTGATTCGCCGAGTGGCGGCCACCGGTAAGCCGTTGATCATTTCCACCGGCATGGCCAGCATCGCCGAGCTCGATGAAACCGTGCGTGCGGCGCGTGCGGCCGGCTGCAAGGATCTGGTGCTGCTCAAATGCACCAGCACCTACCCGGCCACGCCTGCCAACAGCAATGTGCGAACCATTCCACACCTGCGCGAACTGTTTGGTTGCGAAGTGGGGCTGTCCGATCATTCGATGGGCGTCGGGGTCTCGGTGGCGGCGGTGGCCCTTGGGGCGACGGTGGTGGAAAAACACTTCACCCTGGATCGGGCGGCGGGAGGCGTCGACGCGAGTTTCTCGCTGGAGCCGGCCGAACTGGCCAGCCTGGTGGTCGAGACCGAGCGCGCCTGGCAGGCCATGGGGCAGGTGCGTTATGGCGCCACCGAGGCCGAGCAGAAGTCGTTGGTGTATCGCCGTTCGCTTTACGTCGTCCAGGACATGGCCGCCGGCGAGGTGTTCACGTCGGAGAATCTGCGAGCCATTCGTCCGGGGCTGGGCCTGGCGCCCAAGCATGCTCAAAGCATTATCGGACGACGTGCCCGCGAGCCTCTAAAGCGCGGCACGCCGCTGGCCTGGTCGCTGATCGAATGA
- the pseG gene encoding UDP-2,4-diacetamido-2,4,6-trideoxy-beta-L-altropyranose hydrolase encodes MRVLIRADASSAIGSGHVARCLTLAQVLRDSGAQVLFACRVLPGNSLARLQAQGFRTVALPADYPGENPSLGIEALLPWQADIAALGDCLAAEGRFDWIVVDHYGLDHQWQGAARQWARRIAAIDDLNNRKHAVDLLFDQNLTANDRAYAQRALNPCRQLFGPRHALIRDEFRRVPLPINPRPARVLVNFGGLDGAGETWKAMRALADFTELEVDFVAGAANPALEQMQAMAAQRPKWRLQTFVSDFAQLMAQADLFIGAGGGTTWERAALGLPTLCIAVAGNQQANAERLAAAGAHVYLGTSEQVDVDCLRQATGFVLSNISLRQSLAQCSRRLVDGLGARRFAVALSGESLQLRQAGSADERLLFDGRNAVTVRRWSVNQALISWQAHRAWMTASLANAQRLLLIGQTTDGPVGVLRYDRCGTRAEVSVYLFEGRFGVGWGRELLARGEAFVSQHWPDLTAIEAQVLPANAASIKLFDEAGYTQSACRFERVLKDQNHD; translated from the coding sequence GTGAGAGTACTGATCCGCGCCGATGCCTCATCGGCCATTGGCAGTGGCCATGTGGCGCGTTGTTTGACGTTGGCCCAGGTGTTGCGCGATAGCGGTGCGCAGGTCCTGTTCGCCTGCCGCGTGTTGCCGGGCAATTCTCTGGCGCGGCTCCAGGCGCAAGGTTTTCGTACCGTTGCCTTGCCTGCGGACTATCCGGGAGAAAACCCGTCACTGGGGATCGAGGCGTTGTTGCCGTGGCAAGCGGACATCGCCGCGCTGGGCGATTGTCTGGCGGCAGAGGGCCGCTTCGACTGGATTGTGGTTGATCACTACGGTCTTGATCATCAGTGGCAAGGCGCGGCCCGTCAGTGGGCTCGGCGCATCGCCGCGATCGACGACCTGAACAATCGCAAGCATGCCGTCGACCTGCTGTTCGATCAAAACCTGACGGCTAACGATCGGGCGTACGCACAGCGCGCGCTGAACCCATGCCGGCAACTGTTCGGTCCTCGTCATGCGCTGATTCGCGACGAATTCCGGCGTGTGCCCTTGCCGATCAACCCTCGGCCGGCTCGGGTACTGGTGAATTTCGGCGGCCTTGATGGCGCGGGTGAGACCTGGAAGGCCATGCGCGCGCTGGCCGACTTTACCGAGCTGGAAGTGGATTTTGTTGCCGGTGCCGCCAATCCGGCCCTGGAGCAGATGCAAGCAATGGCAGCACAGCGTCCCAAGTGGCGGTTGCAGACCTTCGTCAGTGACTTTGCGCAGTTGATGGCGCAGGCGGACCTGTTCATTGGCGCGGGCGGTGGAACCACTTGGGAGCGCGCAGCGCTGGGCCTGCCGACCCTCTGCATTGCCGTGGCGGGAAACCAGCAAGCCAATGCCGAGCGCCTGGCGGCGGCGGGTGCCCATGTGTACCTGGGCACCAGTGAGCAGGTGGATGTCGATTGTCTGCGTCAGGCCACCGGTTTTGTGTTGAGCAACATCAGCCTGCGGCAAAGTCTGGCGCAATGCTCTCGCCGTTTGGTCGATGGCCTGGGTGCTCGGCGTTTTGCCGTCGCGTTGAGCGGCGAGAGCTTGCAACTGCGCCAGGCGGGAAGCGCTGACGAACGGCTGTTGTTTGACGGGCGCAATGCCGTGACCGTGCGTCGCTGGTCAGTCAATCAGGCCCTGATCAGTTGGCAGGCTCATCGAGCCTGGATGACGGCAAGCCTGGCCAATGCGCAGCGTTTGTTGCTGATCGGCCAGACCACGGACGGCCCGGTCGGCGTGCTGCGCTATGACCGCTGCGGCACACGGGCCGAGGTCTCGGTGTATCTCTTCGAAGGACGTTTTGGCGTGGGCTGGGGCAGGGAGCTGTTGGCGCGTGGTGAGGCGTTCGTGAGCCAGCATTGGCCAGATCTGACGGCTATAGAGGCTCAGGTGCTGCCCGCCAACGCAGCCTCGATCAAGCTATTTGATGAGGCCGGGTACACTCAGTCGGCCTGTCGCTTCGAGCGCGTATTAAAGGATCAGAATCATGACTAG
- the pseF gene encoding pseudaminic acid cytidylyltransferase yields the protein MSAIAIIPARGGSKRIPRKNLKLFHGEPMIAHSIRVALESGLFDEVIVSTEDEEIAALARTLGAQVPFMRPAELADDFTGTAAVIVHALETMQKLGRFFDQACCIYATAPLLQQRYLRQGAESLALHPEKSFAFSVCDFGFPVQRALTLNPQGALTPLYPEYRNTRSQDLPTAYQDAGQFYWGRSEAWLQGTVLYSEQSVPVMLPRHLVQDIDTEEDWVRAQYLYTALQAAGELEP from the coding sequence TTGAGTGCAATCGCAATTATCCCGGCCCGTGGCGGCAGCAAGCGCATCCCGCGCAAGAACCTCAAGCTGTTTCACGGCGAGCCGATGATTGCTCACTCGATTCGCGTCGCCCTGGAATCGGGCCTGTTCGACGAGGTGATAGTCAGTACCGAAGACGAGGAAATCGCCGCGCTCGCCCGGACCCTGGGGGCGCAGGTGCCGTTCATGCGGCCGGCGGAACTGGCGGACGATTTCACCGGGACGGCGGCGGTGATCGTGCATGCCCTTGAAACCATGCAGAAGCTGGGGCGTTTTTTTGACCAGGCCTGCTGCATTTACGCGACCGCGCCATTGTTGCAACAACGCTATTTGCGTCAGGGGGCAGAGTCGCTGGCCCTGCATCCGGAAAAATCCTTTGCCTTTTCAGTCTGCGATTTCGGCTTTCCGGTGCAGCGCGCCTTGACCCTCAATCCGCAGGGCGCCTTGACCCCGCTGTATCCCGAGTATCGCAACACGCGCTCCCAGGACCTGCCGACCGCCTATCAGGACGCCGGACAATTTTACTGGGGACGCAGCGAGGCCTGGCTGCAAGGGACGGTTCTGTACTCTGAACAGAGTGTGCCAGTGATGTTGCCCCGGCATCTGGTCCAGGACATCGATACCGAAGAGGACTGGGTGCGCGCGCAATACCTGTACACGGCACTGCAAGCGGCCGGGGAGCTGGAACCGTGA
- a CDS encoding pseudaminic acid biosynthesis-associated methylase, whose protein sequence is MRELSEQEVFWQGEFGDEYVARNQGQALIAANLALFSKALARTARLDSLLELGTNTGNNLRALHQLLPGCALQGVEINAKACEQVRALGIAQVWQGSLFDFPREQSFELTLSKGVLIHLAPELLPAAYAQLYELSRRYILIAEYYNPVPVEVSYRGNSGKLFKRDFAGEMLDRYSDLQLLDYGFSYRRDPQFPTDDINWFLLEKRP, encoded by the coding sequence ATGCGTGAGTTAAGCGAGCAGGAAGTCTTCTGGCAGGGCGAGTTCGGCGATGAGTACGTGGCTCGCAACCAGGGGCAGGCATTGATCGCTGCCAACCTGGCGTTGTTTTCCAAGGCGCTGGCGAGAACCGCGCGCCTCGACAGTCTGCTGGAGTTGGGCACCAATACCGGCAACAACCTGCGCGCCTTGCATCAACTGCTGCCCGGCTGTGCCTTGCAGGGCGTCGAGATCAACGCCAAGGCCTGCGAGCAAGTACGGGCCCTGGGAATTGCGCAAGTCTGGCAGGGGTCGTTGTTCGACTTTCCTCGCGAGCAGTCTTTCGAGTTGACCTTGAGCAAAGGCGTGTTGATTCATCTGGCGCCGGAGTTACTGCCGGCGGCCTACGCACAGCTCTATGAACTAAGCCGGCGGTATATCCTGATTGCCGAGTATTACAACCCGGTACCGGTTGAAGTGTCTTATCGTGGCAACAGCGGCAAGTTGTTCAAACGCGATTTTGCCGGGGAAATGCTCGACCGTTACAGCGATCTGCAACTGCTCGATTACGGATTCAGCTATCGACGCGACCCGCAGTTCCCGACGGACGATATCAACTGGTTTCTGTTGGAAAAACGCCCTTGA
- the pseC gene encoding UDP-4-amino-4,6-dideoxy-N-acetyl-beta-L-altrosamine transaminase, giving the protein MLTYQIPYGCQSIEQADIDAVVQVLQSPWLTQGPTIARFESAIAEHCQADFAVAVCNATAALHIACLAAGLGLGDRLWTSPNTFVASANCGRYCGAEVDFVDIDPLTLNLDARLLAAKLEVAEAAGQLPKVVVAVAFAGQSCDMRTLAALAERYAFTLIEDASHAVGASYLGRPVGCGEFAAMTIFSFHPVKIITSAEGGMVLTNRPELAERMRRLRSHGITGDPAQMEVPDHGLWYYQQLELGFNYRMTDLHAALGLSQMARLDSFVAKRRQLAARYDRLLADFPLVLPVAQAGAESAWHLYVVRLRLNEISVTQREVFDTLRAAGIGVNLHYIPVHLQPYYRGLGFEEGDFPEAERYFSEAISLPLFPLLSDEQQDYVVEQLRNIVA; this is encoded by the coding sequence ATGCTGACCTATCAGATTCCTTATGGTTGCCAGAGCATCGAGCAAGCGGATATCGATGCGGTGGTGCAGGTGCTCCAATCGCCCTGGTTGACCCAAGGGCCAACCATTGCACGTTTCGAGAGCGCAATAGCCGAGCATTGCCAGGCTGATTTTGCGGTGGCCGTGTGCAACGCCACGGCGGCATTGCACATTGCGTGTCTGGCGGCAGGGTTGGGGTTGGGGGATCGGTTGTGGACCAGCCCGAATACCTTTGTCGCGTCCGCTAACTGTGGGCGCTACTGCGGGGCCGAGGTGGACTTTGTCGACATCGATCCGCTGACCTTGAACCTCGACGCCCGGTTGCTGGCCGCGAAACTTGAAGTTGCCGAAGCGGCCGGACAATTGCCCAAGGTCGTCGTGGCGGTGGCCTTTGCCGGTCAGAGCTGCGACATGCGCACCTTGGCTGCGCTGGCCGAGCGTTACGCTTTCACCTTGATTGAGGATGCCTCCCATGCGGTGGGCGCTTCGTATCTCGGCCGGCCGGTGGGGTGTGGTGAGTTTGCGGCGATGACGATTTTCAGCTTTCATCCGGTGAAGATCATCACCTCGGCCGAAGGCGGCATGGTGTTGACCAATCGCCCGGAACTGGCCGAGCGCATGCGGCGCTTGCGCAGCCATGGGATCACCGGCGATCCGGCGCAGATGGAGGTGCCCGATCACGGCCTGTGGTATTACCAGCAACTGGAGCTGGGCTTCAATTACCGGATGACCGACCTGCACGCGGCGCTGGGACTGTCGCAGATGGCCAGGCTTGACAGTTTCGTCGCCAAGCGACGTCAATTGGCCGCCCGCTATGACCGTTTGCTGGCGGATTTTCCGCTGGTATTGCCGGTCGCCCAGGCGGGCGCTGAATCAGCGTGGCATCTGTACGTGGTGCGTTTGCGGCTCAACGAGATCAGCGTCACGCAACGCGAAGTATTCGATACGCTGAGAGCTGCCGGGATCGGTGTGAACCTGCACTATATTCCCGTGCACCTGCAGCCGTACTACCGTGGATTGGGCTTTGAAGAGGGTGATTTCCCTGAAGCCGAACGTTATTTCAGTGAGGCAATCAGTTTGCCGCTGTTCCCGCTTCTGAGCGATGAGCAGCAGGACTACGTGGTTGAGCAACTTCGAAATATCGTCGCTTAA